A single Rhopalosiphum padi isolate XX-2018 chromosome 4, ASM2088224v1, whole genome shotgun sequence DNA region contains:
- the LOC132930811 gene encoding alpha-1,3-mannosyl-glycoprotein 4-beta-N-acetylglucosaminyltransferase B-like isoform X1, translating into MLSVVILLYKLFFILFFNCVMMGWRIQQSRFCFWLFIFLTLLSCYTFVFMYISDYGNSYDHRMATTNTKTEMEILMEQITRLYELKDKDIQELTKCFGLALNISVPEDKDSLMVTYKSVDMVSPPMPHFDFFTFLPHLSPHQDSLRPFVLHSRGRNAVSIVFGIPTVRRKKQNYLIQTLISLVNNMNQTEQDDSLIVVMIAEVDLEYARNVSVEIKNRIPDAVGSGLVEVIAPTPGYYPDFSKLRITLGDSEDRVRWRSKQNLDFAFLMMYCQPKGSFYVQLEDDLVARPQYQALMKKTALQSIADGKEWFILDFGGLGFIGKMIKCSDLPWLIQFMVMFYNDKPGDWLLDGFVNTKVCHLGKNHVDCVKQINSIWVKQNEAFFQHIGTWSSLDGKKQLLKTHNFYNKNI; encoded by the exons atgttatcagtggttatattattatataagttattcttcatattattttttaact GTGTTATGATGGGGTGGAGAATTCAACAGTCAAGATTCTGTTTTTGGTTATTCATTTTTCTGACGTTATTATCATGCTACACGTTcgtgtttatgtatatttcag ATTACGGAAATTCATACGATCACCGTATGGCGACAACGAATACGAAGACAGAAATGGAAATACTCATGGAACAAATAACTAGATTGTATGAACTAAAAGACAAGGATATCCAAGAACTAACCAAATGTTTTGGTCTGGCTCTGAACATTTCCGTCCCTGAAGACAAAGACTCATTAATGGTCACTTATAAGTCTGTAGACATGGTCAGTCCACCAATGCcacatttcgatttttttactttcttaCCACACTTGTCACCACACCAGGATTCTTTGAGGCCGTTTGTATTACATTCCAGAGGCAGAAATGcag tgtctATAGTGTTTGGAATTCCTACTGTTCGTCGTAAAAAACAGAATTATTTGATACAGACATTGATTAGCCTCGTAAACAACATGAATCAAACTGAGCAGGATGACTCGTTAATAGTAGTGATGATTGCTGAA GTCGATTTGGAATATGCGCGAAATGTTTCTGTGGAAATCAAAAATcg TATACCGGATGCTGTGGGCTCGGGCCTAGTGGAAGTAATTGCTCCGACCCCGGGTTACTATCCAGATTTCAGTAAGCTTCGCATCACGCTCGGTGATTCCGAAGACCGGGTCCGATGGAGGAGCAAACAAAATTTGGATTTTGCTTTCTTAATGATGTACTGTCAACCAAAAGGATCGTTTTATGTTCAACTCGAAGACGACTTAGTCGCAAGGCCGCAATACCAAGCTTTAATGAAAAAAACGGCTTTGCAAAGCATAGCCGACGGAAAAGAATGGTTCATATTAGACTTTGGTGGACTTGGTTTTATCG gtaaaatgataaaatgttccGATTTACCGTGGCTAATTCAATTCATGGTGATGTTTTATAACGACAAACCAGGGGATTGGCTACTGGACGGATTTGTGAATACAAAAGTTTGTCATCTCGGAAAAAATCAC GTCGATtgtgtaaaacaaataaattctaTATGGGTGAAACAAAATGAAGCTTTTTTTCAGCATATAGGAACATGGTCATCACTAGATGGTAAAAAGCAACTTTTGAAG acccataatttttacaataaaaacatataa
- the LOC132930811 gene encoding alpha-1,3-mannosyl-glycoprotein 4-beta-N-acetylglucosaminyltransferase B-like isoform X2 gives MMGWRIQQSRFCFWLFIFLTLLSCYTFVFMYISDYGNSYDHRMATTNTKTEMEILMEQITRLYELKDKDIQELTKCFGLALNISVPEDKDSLMVTYKSVDMVSPPMPHFDFFTFLPHLSPHQDSLRPFVLHSRGRNAVSIVFGIPTVRRKKQNYLIQTLISLVNNMNQTEQDDSLIVVMIAEVDLEYARNVSVEIKNRIPDAVGSGLVEVIAPTPGYYPDFSKLRITLGDSEDRVRWRSKQNLDFAFLMMYCQPKGSFYVQLEDDLVARPQYQALMKKTALQSIADGKEWFILDFGGLGFIGKMIKCSDLPWLIQFMVMFYNDKPGDWLLDGFVNTKVCHLGKNHVDCVKQINSIWVKQNEAFFQHIGTWSSLDGKKQLLKTHNFYNKNI, from the exons ATGATGGGGTGGAGAATTCAACAGTCAAGATTCTGTTTTTGGTTATTCATTTTTCTGACGTTATTATCATGCTACACGTTcgtgtttatgtatatttcag ATTACGGAAATTCATACGATCACCGTATGGCGACAACGAATACGAAGACAGAAATGGAAATACTCATGGAACAAATAACTAGATTGTATGAACTAAAAGACAAGGATATCCAAGAACTAACCAAATGTTTTGGTCTGGCTCTGAACATTTCCGTCCCTGAAGACAAAGACTCATTAATGGTCACTTATAAGTCTGTAGACATGGTCAGTCCACCAATGCcacatttcgatttttttactttcttaCCACACTTGTCACCACACCAGGATTCTTTGAGGCCGTTTGTATTACATTCCAGAGGCAGAAATGcag tgtctATAGTGTTTGGAATTCCTACTGTTCGTCGTAAAAAACAGAATTATTTGATACAGACATTGATTAGCCTCGTAAACAACATGAATCAAACTGAGCAGGATGACTCGTTAATAGTAGTGATGATTGCTGAA GTCGATTTGGAATATGCGCGAAATGTTTCTGTGGAAATCAAAAATcg TATACCGGATGCTGTGGGCTCGGGCCTAGTGGAAGTAATTGCTCCGACCCCGGGTTACTATCCAGATTTCAGTAAGCTTCGCATCACGCTCGGTGATTCCGAAGACCGGGTCCGATGGAGGAGCAAACAAAATTTGGATTTTGCTTTCTTAATGATGTACTGTCAACCAAAAGGATCGTTTTATGTTCAACTCGAAGACGACTTAGTCGCAAGGCCGCAATACCAAGCTTTAATGAAAAAAACGGCTTTGCAAAGCATAGCCGACGGAAAAGAATGGTTCATATTAGACTTTGGTGGACTTGGTTTTATCG gtaaaatgataaaatgttccGATTTACCGTGGCTAATTCAATTCATGGTGATGTTTTATAACGACAAACCAGGGGATTGGCTACTGGACGGATTTGTGAATACAAAAGTTTGTCATCTCGGAAAAAATCAC GTCGATtgtgtaaaacaaataaattctaTATGGGTGAAACAAAATGAAGCTTTTTTTCAGCATATAGGAACATGGTCATCACTAGATGGTAAAAAGCAACTTTTGAAG acccataatttttacaataaaaacatataa